Within the Streptomyces sp. NBC_00554 genome, the region GTCCGCGAACGCCTGGTCCACGGCGACACCGCCGGCGCGCTGGCCGTCGTCGAAGGCCTGCTCGGCCCCGACGCGGTGCTGCGCGGCGGCGCCCTGCGGGACGAGCTGGAGGCGGCCGCGGCACGGCGGATCACGTACGGGTTGTTCAGGGCGGGCCTGATCGGACCCGCGCCGGGACCCGGGCCCGACGGCATCAGCTGCCACCCGGCTTGTCACCGTCCCCGTGAACGCGGGCGCTCGCGCCCGCGCCCGCGCCGGGCGACCTTGCGCTGACGCGGGGAGACCTCGCGACCCCGGAGGGACCTTCGTCCCCCGCTCCCGGAGGGGCCTTCGTCCCCGTACCCACCACGAACCCAAAGGTGATCAAACATGCCCACTTGCACCCCGTCCGCCGCAGCCACCACTCCCACCTCCCAACTCGACGTAGCCGGCGACCTGCTGACCCTGCTGCGCAACGCCACCACCGAACCGCGCCCCGACGTCCAACTGGAGGCCCTGACACTGGCCGTGGCCGCCGACCTGCCGGTACTCCTGTGGGGTGAGCCGGGGATCGGCAAGACCGCTGCCCTGACACAGCTCGCCGCGGCCCTCGATCTTCCGCTGACCACGGTGATCGCCAGCGTCCACGAACCGTCCGACTTCTCGGGGCTGCCCATCATCGGAGACGATCCCGCGGAACAGGGCGTCCCAATGGCCCCGCCGGACTGGGCAGTTCGCCTGGTACGGGCCGGTCGGGGGCTGCTCTTCCTGGACGAGCTGTCCACCGCGCCGCCGGCCGTTCAAGCCGCCCTGCTCCGCCTCGTGCTCGAGCGGCGCATCGGCTCACTTCAACTGCCGCCCGGCGTACGGATCGTGGCCGCCGCCAATCCGCGATCCTCGGCTGCCGACGGCTGGGAACTGAGCCCGCCGCTGGCCAACCGGTTCGTCCATCTCCAGTGGACCCACGACCACGACGTCGTCGTACGCGGCCTCGGCGGGACCTGGCCCCGGGCGACACTGCCGCTGCTCGCCCCGGAGAGGTTGCCGGAGGCCGTGGACTTCGCCCGCCGCGCGGTGTGCGGACTCCTCACCGGCCGGCCCAAACTCGTACACCAACTGCCCAGCAACGAAACCCGCCGGGGCGGCCCCTGGCCCTCACCCCGGAGCTGGGAGATGACCCTGTGCCTGATCGCCTTCGCGACCGCGGCCGGCTCCTCCCGGGAGGTGCTTTCCATGCTGGTCAGAGGCACGGTCGGGGACGGTCCGGGCCTGGAACTGCTGGCAAGCCTGGACCGGATGGACCTCCCGGACCCCGAATCGCTTCTCGCCGACCCGACGGGTGCCGCCCTGCCCGAGAGGGGAGACCTGCGCCAAGCAGTGCTCGACGGTGTGGTGGCGGCGGTCCGCAAGCGTCCGGAGAAGTCCCGGTGGGACGCGGCGTGGGCGCTCCTGGTCCGGGCGGTGGAGACCGGAGCCCCGGACCTGGTGGTCGTCCCCGCGACCACGCTCGCCACACTGCGCCAGGAGGACTGGGACGTTCCGGCAACGATCGAGCAGCTCGCCGGAGCGGTGTCCCTGTCCCGGCGCGCGGACCACGCGGCGACACAGGCCGCCACCCGTGCCGCGGTCACCGCGAAGGCCGGACGATGACGACCTCGAACCCGGGCCTGGCCCCGGACCCGGACCCGGACCCGGACGCATCGGGGACGCTGAGCCCCGGCCCCAGCCCCAGCCACGACGTCGGCCTCGACCTCGACCTCGACAAGCTCTTCGCCGCCCGACTGCACGCCGCCCGCGCCCGGCCCTACTTGGCGACAGCCCTGTTCGCCCTGCACACCGTGGAGTCGCGCCGGGTGCCGACGATGGCCGTCGACCGGCACTGGCGGTGCTACGTCTCGCCGGCCTTCGTGGACCGGACCCCGGTGGAGGAACTGGCCGCGGTATGGGTCCACGAGGTCTCCCACCTGCTCCGCGACCACCACGGGCGCAGCGACCGATACGCCCGGGAACACGAGCTGACCGGCCCCGGGGAACGACTCCGGATGAACATCGCCGCCGACTGCGAGATCAACGACGACGCGTTCGGCGACGGGCTGATCCAGCCCGAGGACGCCGTCGTACCGGGGACCTTGGGGCTGCCCGACGGCCAGCTCATGGAGACCTATCTGGGCCACATACGGCTCAGCCTGTACGCACAGCACGCGGCCTGGCTGGACTGCGGCAGCGGCGCCGACGGACTCGACCGGGAGTGGGAGCTGGGACCGGACGGTGCGCACGGCCTCAGCGCGCAGGAACGGGACGCGGTCCGGTTCCGGGTGGCGCAGGGCATCAAGGCCCGCCAGGGTCACTCCCCGCAGGGATGGCGACGATGGGCGGAGGAGGTGTTCCACCCGCCGCAGCCGTGGCGGGAGTTGCTCGGAGCGGCGGTCCGCTCGGCGGCCTCCGGCTCCGGAGCGGGCGAGGACTACACGTACGGCCGGCCGTCGCGGCGCTCGGCCGGGGTGCCCGGCGCGATCCTGCCGAGCCTCCGACGCAGACCGCCCCGGGTCTCCGTGGTCATCGACACATCCGGTTCGGTCAGTGACGCCGAACTGGGCAGCGCGCTCCTGGAAGTTGCCGCGATCTCCCGTGCCCTGGGCGGCCGTCGCGACCTGATCACCGTGGTGCCGTGCGACGCGGCGGCCCGGATCGCACACCCGCTGTGCCGTGCCGAGGGGATCCCGCTGGTGGGCGGCGGGGGTACGGATCTGCGCACGGGCTTCGCCAAGGCGCTACGAGCCGGATCCCGGCCGGATGTCATCGTGGCCCTGACCGACGGCCAGACACCCTGGCCTGCCACCCGACCACCGTGCCGGACGGTGGTGGGCCTGTTCCCCCGGCAGCACATGGCCCCGTCTTGGGACGAGGACGATCCCGACTACGTACCGGAGTCGCCGCCCGAGTGGGCACGAGTGGTGGACATCGGGTCGGCTCACTGATCTCCGGCGGCGGTGTCGGCCGAATGACCGACAGGTTCGCGTGGAACCGGTACGTACGGCCGACGCGACGGGTCTCGCCCGGCGCAATCGTGGTGACCATGGCGACCGGTGTCTCACCCCGAGGAACCGGAAGGCCTGCAGCCAGATGCCCCCGGCCGACCGACACGCACTGTGGTAGGAACAAGTAGTGGCCGATACACAGATCGATGTGGTGATCGCCGACGACCAGCAGTTGGTGCGGACCGGATTCAGCCTGATTCTGGGGGCGCAGCCAGGCATCACCGTGGTCGGGGAAGCGGCCGACGGTGTCGAGTGCATCGATCTGGCACGCCGGCTGCGCCCGGATGTGGTGCTGACCGACATCCGTATGCCGCGGTTGGACGGTCTGGACGTGGTGCGGCAGCTGGCCGGGCCGGGCGTGGCCGATCCGATGAACGTCGTGTTGATCACCACGTTCGACCAGGACGACTACGTACGGACCGGACTGCGGAACGGGGCGTGCGGATTCCTGCTGAAGGACGCCTCTCCGGGGCTGCTCGTGGAGGCGGTGCAGGCGGCGGCCCGTGGGGATGCCTTGGTGTCACCGGCGGTGACGGTCCGCCTGCTGCGTCGGCTGGAGGAGACCGAGCGGGGCTCGACGTCGGGTGACTCGGGGGCTGCCGGGCTCAGTGAGCGCGAGCTGGACATCGTGCGTCTGGTGGCTGTGGGACGTACGAATCAGGAGATCTGCGACGAGCTATTCCTGTCGTTGTCGACGGTGAAGACGTATCTGGCCCGGATCCAGGCCAAGTTGAAGGCCCGTAACCGGGTGGAAGTCGCGGCGTGGGCGTGGGAGCACGGCGCGGTGCACACGGACCGCTGACGCCACGCCCGTCAACGCTTGGGCTGGTCGTCCTGGAAGGCATTGGCGGCGGGTGCTGCCAGCGGGACGGCAGCGTGGACCTCCCAGCCTCCGTGCGGGAGTGCGCCGGCACGGACCGTTCCATCGAGCGCTTCGACGCGTTCGCGCAGGCCCAGCAGGCCGAAGCCGCCGCGCCCGCCGGCGGGCGTCGCGGCCTTGTGAGGGGGCGCGGTGTTGGTGACCGTCACATGCAGCCACGCGCGGTCCGCGTCCAGGTGGACGGTGGAGCGGGCGCCGGGGGCATGGCGGCGGATGTTGGTGAGGGCTTCCTGGACCAGCCGCTGCACGGTGAGCTCGATCTCGGGGCTGAAGAGGGTGGTTCGGGCGGCTGCCGTGACTTCGAGCCGGGCGGGTGTGTCGCCGCCGGCGGCGGAGTGGGCGGAGACGAGGTCGGCCAGTTCGGTCAGCAGGTCGCCGGGACGCAGGGCGGGGTGCTTGTCCTCCCGCAGGACGTGTACGAGACGGCGCATCGACTCCAGGGTTTCCGTGCCGGACCGGGCGATGGTGCGCAGGATGGGATCCACTTTGTCGGGAGCGGTGGCCTGGATGGTCAGCGCGGCGTTGGCCTGGACGATGATGCCGGTCATGTGGTGGGCGATCAGGTCGTGCAGGTCCCGGGCGAGGGCAAGGCGTTCCGCCTGGCGTACGTCGTGCACGGCGCGTTCCCGGCGGACCTCCAGGGCGCGGATGGCACAGCCGATGACGATGCAGATCGCCAGGGCGATGGTCAGGACGTAGCCGCCGGCGAGGAAAGCGCCCCATGATCCACTGCGCAGCGGCAGTGCGAGGATCGCGACGACCAGCGCGAGGGTGTAGGCGGTCGCGCGACCGGGCCGCCAGGCGTGCGCCGTGGTGTGAACGGTGAGGAAGAGCAGCCCGCAGGTCTCCAGCGCTCCCCACCAATGCAGGGTGGGGGGTTCGATCAGGCTCCAGACGGTCACCGCGAGGGAGATCGTCACGGCGCCGATGACGCGCTTGGCCAGGTCCGCCGAGCGCGGCACGCCGAGTGCGAGCAGCCCGATCAGCGGACCGGTGACGATCACGGGCAACCATGTCGTGGGTGATCCGAACGGATCGGGGCCCCGGCCGAGCAGTGCGAAGTCCGCGAACCAGGTGAGCGTGAAGGCGATCAGGCTGCTGATCTTGATGAGCCTGCCGCCTGCCGGGTTGAGCGGGAGTTTCCAGTCCACGCGGATCAGCGTAGGAGCGCAGGCCTGGATCGGTGTCGGCCGAATGACCGACAGGCCGGTGAGCGTGGCGTCCGAACGGCCGACACAGCACGCACCGCCCCGGCGGAACCATGGTGATCACGGCGGCCGGCGACCCACCTCCGAGGCCCGGCCGCCGGCCAGCACGGCTCGCGATGACGGCCAGGGCGTCGACGGCGAAGCCTCCGCCGTGCCGGCCTCCCGCTGAACCCTCCCGCTGGACCCCAGTAGCCGCGCAGTGCCCGTTCGCACCGCCAAACCACCGCCAAACCATCAACAGACCGTCGCCAGACCTTCGACAGACCATCGACAGACAGAGAGTTCTCGCACCCTCATGGCCACCTTCCTGCACCGAATCGGCCTGGCCGCCTTCCAGCGGCGCCGACTGGTCGTACTTCTGTGGGCGCTCGTCCTGGGCGTCATGGGCGCCGCCGCCGCGAGCGGTTCGGGCCCGCAGAGCTCAACCGTCTCCCTGCCCGGTACGGAAGCACAGCGCGCCAATGACCTGCTGGCGGAGAAGTTCCCGTCCGCCAATGCCGAAGGCGCCAGCGCCCGCGTCGTCATACGGGCCCACGACGGGGGGAAGATCAGCGGTACCGAGAACAAGGAAGCACTCGAAGCGACGCTGGCCGAGGTGAAGAACTCCTCGCCGCATGTCGCCCAGGTCAGCGACCCGTTCACGGCGAAGACGATCAGCGCGGACGGCACGACCGCTTACGCGCAGGTCACCTACACCGTCAAGGATTCGGACCTGACCGACCGTGACCACACCGGCTTCGACAAGGCACTCGAGTCGGGCCGCGATCAGGGACTGACGGTGGAGGCGTCCGGCAACGCGGTGGCGGAAGCCGCGGAGAGCTCCATGGCCGAGGCCATCGGCTTCGCTCTGGCCGCGGTCATCCTCTTCATCACCTTCGGCTCGCTGATCGCCGCCGGCCTGCCCCTGGTCACCGCGCTGGTCGGTGTGGGCGTGACCATGTCCGCCATCACGGCGCTCAGCGGGCCGCTCAATCTCAGCAGCAGCACCTCGTCCCTGGCCACGATGCTGGGCATCGCCGTCGGCATCGACTACGCCCTGTTCATCGTCTCCCGCTACCGCTCCGAACGCGCCGCCGGCCATGACGCCAGGGAAGCCGCCGCCCGCGCCAACGGCACCGCCGGATCAGCCGTCGTCTTCGCCGGACTGACCGTGGTGATCGCGCTCGTGGGCCTGGCCGTGGTGAACCTGCCGATCCTGACCATGATGGGTCTGGGCGCAGCCGGTGCCGTCGTCGTCGCCGTTCTCGTCGCCGTCACGCTGATCCCCGCGCTCCTGGGCTTCGCCGGCGAACGCATCGGCGGCAAGGCCCGCAAGCAGTCCACCACCCGACTCGCCGCACTCCGACTCCGGTCCGGCCGCACGGGACTGGCACAGCGGTGGATCTCCTACGTCCTGCGCAAGCCGGCGAAGGTCCTGCTCCTGGCAGTGGTCGGTCTCGGTGTGGTCGCCCTGCCCGCCACGAAGCTCAAACTCGGCCTGCAGGACGACGGCTCCAAGGCTGCCTCCTCCACCCAGCGCAAGGCCTACGACATGCTGTCGCAGTCCTTCGGCCCCGGCTTCAACGGCCCGCTCACGGTAACCGTCGACAACCAGGACCCCGCCGTCACACGCACCGGCTCGGAGGAGCTGGGCAAGTCCCTCACCGGTCTGCCCGATGTGGCCGCCGTGACCCCGGCCGTCTTCAACGAAGCGGGCGACACCGCCATCATCACCGTCATCCCCAAGAGCCCACCGGCCAGCGACTCCACCAAGGAACTCGTCGGCGACATCCGCTCCCTGGCCGACAGCACCGGCGCCCAAACGGGAGCCCGCTCCCTGGTGACCGGTACGACGGCCCTCAACATCGACGTCTCCGCCAAGTTCAGCAAGGCGATCGCGCCCTACCTGGCGGTCGTCGTCGGACTGGCCATTCTCGTACTGATCCTGGTGTTCCGTTCGATCCTGGTGCCCGTCAAGGCCGCCCTCGGCTTCCTGCTCTCCGTACTGGCCGCTCTGGGAGCGCTCGTCGCGGTGTTCCAGTGGGGCTGGCTGAAGGATCTGATCGGCCTGGAGCAGACCGGCCCCATCATGAGCCTGATGCCCGTCCTGATGGTCGGCATCGTGTTCGGCCTGGCCATGGACTACCAGGTGTTCCTGGTCTCCCGCATGCGCGAGGCGTACGTCCACGGCGCCGACGCCCGCACGGCGATCGAGGCGGGATTCAAGCAGAGCGCCACGGTTGTCACCGTCGCGGCCCTCATCATGATCACCGTATTCTCCGGTTTCATGGGTGCCCACGACCCCATGATCAAGTCGCTGGGCTTCGGACTCGCCGTCGCCGTCGCCTTCGACGCCTTCATCGTCCGCATGACGATCGTCCCCGCCGTACTCGCCCTTCTCGGCGACCGCGCATGGTCCCTGCCTGCGCGGATCGATCGCATCCTGCCCAACGTCGACATCGAAGGAGAGAAACTGGCGCACCACAAGCCCACGTTGGCCGCCGAGGATCAGTCAGGCCACGCCCCCACTCACGACTACAGCGTGAAGGCCCGGGGTTAGCCGAACAGTCGCTCCAACACCACCGCGATCCCGTCCTCCTCGTTCGACAGCGTCACCTCATCCGCGACCGCCTTGAGTTCCGGATGGGCGTTGTCCATCGCCACGCCCCGAGCGGCCCAGTCGAACATCGGGATGTCGTTGGGCATGTCACCGAAAGCGATGGTGTCGGAGGAGGCGAGACCGAGGTGGCGGGCTGCGAGGGCCAGGCCCGTCGCCTTGGTCACGCCGCATGGCTGGAGTTCGACGGTCCCCGGCCCCGACATGGTGACGGTCGCCAGCGAACCCACCACCGCACGCGCAGTCATCGCCAACTCGTCGTCGGACAAAGAGGGGTGACGGAGCAACACCTTGCTGATCGGTTCCGTCCACAGGTCGTCACGCCGGTACACCCGCATCGCCGGAAGCGTCGGATGCGGCATCACATACCCCGGCTCGATGAGCGTGAGCCCGTCCACACCATCCTGGTCCACGGCCGCGTAGACCTGCCCGACCTCCGCCTCGATCTTGCCGAGCGCCGTCTCGGCCAGCTCCCTGTCCAGGGTCACCGACCACAGCAGACGGTCCGCGCCGGCGTCGTACAACTGCGCCCCCTGCCCGCACACCGCCAGCCCCTGGCTGCCGAGTTCGTCGAGGAGCGGTCGCACTCTCGGCGCCGGCCGTCCCGTCACCACCAGATGCCGGGCACCCTCGGCCGTGGCCTTCGCCAACGCGGCCCGCGACCGGTCGGAGAGGGTGTCGTCGCCGCGCAGCAGCGTTCCGTCCAGGTCAGTGGCGATAAGTGAATATGCAGTCGGAGCGGCCATGATCCGAAGAATACGGATCGAACGACTCATCGGCCCGGCGTGAACCGGACGACGTCCGGTATCCCGTCAGCAACGCCGTTCACCGCACGGCCAGCACGAGGTTCACTTCAGCCCATACGGGTTTCACCCGCCGCCGACCCTGACGGCCATGCGGCCCCGCAGCGAACCCCTTTGGGACGCAGGGCAGTTGTGCAATCGCCGCCGTACAGATACTGCCCCTGAACCGATTTGGACCAGAGAGTACGGGGAGACACACGTCTTCGACATGGACCGCCCGCCAACCCGCCCGAACTGATCCCCGACCGCCTGCCCTGGCAGAAGTCGACGTAACCGAACAAGACTTATCGAAATATCACTCATCTGGACATTCCGAACTCTTCAGGCACTGCCGCAGCAGGTTCACTCCCCCGTAACGTGTGCCGCGACCACGTAGAACACATGGAACATGTGGAACCCCAAGACCGCCCGGACCGCCCGGACCGTATGAACCACGTGAACCACGTGAACCACGTGAACCACGTGAACCACGTGAACCACGTGAACCACGTGAACCACGTGAACCACGTGAACCACGTGAACCACGTGAACCACGTGGTGAGTGAGTAGTGAGTACGCACCCGCAAGCCACGAGAGCGAGGCACCACCCGATGCCCCCCTTCGACGTCCCCGAGGGCGATCCCTTCGGCCCGCACAACCTGCCGTACGGCGTGTTCTCCCTGAACCCCCCGCCCACCCCCGGAGAACGAACCGGTGAGCGAACCGGTGAGCGAACCAGGGGATCTTCCCGACAACGAACCGTCGGTGTCCGCCTCGGCGACCACGTGCTCGACGCGGGCGCGGCAGCAAGGGCCCTCGGCTCCCCGTACGCCGAACTACTCGCCCGGCCAACCCTGAACCCCCTCCTCTCAGCCGGCCGCACGGCCTGGTCCGACGTCCGCCGCGCCCTCACGGCATGGGTGACGGTCCCGGCCCACCGCGAGACGCTCGAACCCCACCTCCACCCCCTCTCCGAGGTGACCCTGCACCTCCCCTTCGAGGTGGCGGACTACGTCGACTTCTACGCCTCCGAGAACCACGCCCGGAACGTCGGCCAGATCTTCCGCCCCGACGCCGCCGACTCCCTCACCCCCAACTGGAAGCACCTGCCCATCGGTTATCACGGCAGGTCCGGCACGGTCGTGGTGTCGGGAACGGAGGTGGTACGCCCGTCGGGCCAGCGCAAGGCCCCCACCGACACGGCCCCCGTCTTCGGCCCGTCCGTCCGGCTGGACATCGAGGCGGAGGTCGGCTTCGTGGTCGGCGCCCCCTCGGCCATGGGCACGCCGGTCCCGCTCTCCGCCTTCCGCGACCACGTCTTCGGCCTCTGCCTCCTCAACGACTGGTCGGCGCGCGACATCCAGGCCTGGGAGTACGTCCCTCTCGGCCCCTTCCTAGGCAAGTCCTTCGCCACATCAGTGTCGGCGTGGATCACCCCGCTCGACGCCCTGACCGACGCCCGGGTCGCACCGCCTTCGCGCACACACCCCCTCCTCCCCTACCTGGACGACTCCGACGACGAGCCGGGCGGCTACGACCTCCGCATCTCCGTAGCCATCAACGGCCACGTCGTCTCCGAGCCCCCGTTCTCCACCATGTACTGGACGGCCGCCCAGCAACTGGCCCACATGACGGTCAACGGCGCCTCGCTCCGCACAGGCGACCTCTACGGCTCCGGAACGGTCAGCGGCCCCACCGAGTCCGAACGCGGCTCCCTACTCGAACTCACCTGGAACGGCCGAAACACCCTCGACCTCCCCACCGGCAAGCGCACATTCCTGGAGGACGGCGACGAGGTGACCCTGACAGCCTGGGCCCCGGGCCCAGGCGAAACACGGGTAGGCCTGGGCGAGGTAACAGGCCGGATCAAACCAACCGCCTGAGGGACTTCCGCGTCCGGCAGAGAGCACACGAGCCCCCACGCACCCGCAGCCACCACCCACGGAAGGGGCCGTGCCGGTACGTCCAAAAGCCCGTCGCGTACGTTCGCGTCACCGGACGCCACGCCTCTTGGCCAACGTCTGATCCGGCGGCGACGGGCGGGACGTACCGGCACGGCCCCGACCCACCCACCACCCGGTAGCGGAGGCCACCCCGCCCGGTACTGGCCCTCGCCCCGGCGGCCTAGCCCCAGTCCTCCGGCTCCGGTTCCGGCTCCTCACCCATCTCCGGCCAGTCCGGATCCGGCGCCTCACCGACGGCCGGAGCCGCCGCCTCCCCAGAACCGCCGCCCAGCGAGCCAAGCACCCCCAGCACCCCTTCCCCGTACGTAGCCAGCTTCTTCTCACCGACACCACTGATGGTGCCCAGTTCAGCCACCGACCCGGGCCACACCGTGGCGATCTCCCGCAGCGTGGCGTCATGGAAGATGACGTACGCCGGAACACCCTGCTCACGAGCCTGCTCGGCACGCCAGGCCCGCAAGGCCTCGAAGGCGGGCACAAGCTCCGGCGCCAGCTCGGCCACGGCGGCCTTGGCCTTCTTCTCGCCCCGAGAGGACGACGAGCGCGCAGTCACCGGCTTCGGCGCCTCCTTGCGCAACGGCACCTCCCGCTCGCGCCGCAGCACCGTCCCACTCGCCTCGGTCAGCACCAGCGTCCCGTACTCGCCCTCAACCGTGAGCAGCCCCTGCGCCAGCAACTGCCGCACGACACCACGCCATTCGGACTCGGCCAGATCCTCACCGATGCCGAACACGGACAGCTGGTCGTGGTCGAACTGGATCACCTTGGCGGTCCGGCGCCCGAGCAGGATGTCGACGATCTGGACCGCGCCGAACTTCTGCCCCCGCTCGCGCTGCAAGCGCACCACTGTGGAGAGAAGCTTCTGCGCAGCGACCGTGCCGTCCCAGGTCTCGGGCGGCGTAAGGCACGTGTCGCAGTTGCCGCACGCGGGCGTGTGCGGGTCCTGGCCGAAGTAGGCCAGGAGCTGGGAGCGCCGGCACTGGGCGGTCTCGCACAGGGCCAGCATCGAGTCCAGGTGGGCGGCCGCCCGGCGGCGGAACGCCTCGTCGCCCTCCGAGCTCTGGATCATTTTGCGCTGCTGGACCACGTCCTGGAGCCCGTACGCCATCCAGGCCGTGGACGGCAGTCCGTCACGCCCCGCGCGGCCCGTCTCCTGGTAGTAGCCCTCGACCGACTTCGGCAGGTCGAGGTGGGCGACGAACCGTACGTCCGGCTTGTCGATGCCCATGCCGAACGCGATGGTGGCGACCACGACAAGGCCGTCTTCGCGCAGGAACCTCGACTGGTGACGCGCGCGGGTGCCAGAGTCCAGGCCCGCGTGGTACGGCACCGCCTCGATGCCGTTGCGGGCGAGGAACTCGGCAGTCGCATCCACCGACTTGCGCGAGAGGCAGTACACGATGCCCGCGTCGCCCGCGTGCTCCTCGCGCAGGAAGGCCAGCAGCTGCTTCTTGGGATCGGCCTTCGGGACTATCCGGTACTGGATGTTGGGCCGGTCGAAGCTCGCCTCGAAGTGCCGGGCGTCCGGCATGCCCAGGCGCTGGGTGATCTCCTTGTGCGTGGCGCGCGTGGCGGTGGCCGTCAGCGCGATCCGCGGCACGTCCGGCCAGCGCTCGCCCAGCACCGAGAGCGCCAGGTAGTCGGGGCGGAAGTCGTGCCCCCACTGGGCCACGCAGTGCGCCTCGTCGATCGCGAAGACCGAGATCTTCCCGCGTGACAACAGGTCCAGCGTGTTGTCCAGACGCAGCCGCTCCGGAGCCAGGTAGATCAGGTCCAGCTCCCCCGCCAGGAACTCCGCCTCGACCGTCCGCCGCTCGTCGAAGTCCTGCGTCGAGTTCATGAAGCCGGCGCGGACGCCCAGCGCCCGCAGCGCGTCCACCTGGTCCTGCATCAGCGCGATGAGCGGGGAGACCACGACGCCCGTACCGGGTCTGACCAGGGCCGGAATCTGGTAGCAGAGCGACTTGCCGCCACCCGTCGGCATCAGGACGACGGAGTCACCGCCCGTCACCACATGTTCGATGATCGCTTCCTGCTCGCCGCGGAAGGCGTCGTACCCGAAGACCCGGTGGAGCGTGGCCAGCGCCTCGCTCTCACCCAGCGTCTCCGTCGCATCCGCTTCGGTCATCACACCCGTCCCGCCCATCGTCCCGTCCCCCGTACGTCGCGCCTCGACCACTGCGTCCACCATAGGGCTCCGCGCCGACAGCCTCGGAGTTATCCACAGGCCGGCCCATGGACCACCCCGCTCCCTGTCAGCCCAATGGGTTCGCCGGATGGCGGCCACCAGGCAGAACGGGACATTCTGCTCGTGCGGGACGGGGGAGGCCCGCTCCGCTCACGGGCGCCCCACGCGCCCCTCTCCCCTAGGAGCCCCCGACATGTCCCCCCTCAAGGCCGCCTGCGCCCTCGCGCTGGCCACCGCCCTGTCCCTGGCCGCCGCCCCGGCCCACGCCGCCGACGAACACCCCGACGTCTGGACCGAGCTCAACGACACGTACACGGCGACCGGGGCGTACGCGTACGAGCCGTTCGGCATCAAGGCGGGATACGCCCGCACCGAGACGTGCGCCTCCAGCGCGGCAGGCGGCATGGGCTACCACTACCTCAACAAGGAGTACCTGAACTCGCTCGACCCGGCCACGCCCGCGGCCCTCCTGTACGAGACCGGGGCATACGGCAAGCGCAAGCTGGTCGCGGTGGAGTGGGTCGTCGAGGACACCGGCCAGGCCAAACCGCCGACGTTGTTCGGCAAGGACCTCGACAACACGGTGCTCCCAGGCTTCTACACACTCCACGCCTG harbors:
- a CDS encoding AAA family ATPase, with the protein product MPTCTPSAAATTPTSQLDVAGDLLTLLRNATTEPRPDVQLEALTLAVAADLPVLLWGEPGIGKTAALTQLAAALDLPLTTVIASVHEPSDFSGLPIIGDDPAEQGVPMAPPDWAVRLVRAGRGLLFLDELSTAPPAVQAALLRLVLERRIGSLQLPPGVRIVAAANPRSSAADGWELSPPLANRFVHLQWTHDHDVVVRGLGGTWPRATLPLLAPERLPEAVDFARRAVCGLLTGRPKLVHQLPSNETRRGGPWPSPRSWEMTLCLIAFATAAGSSREVLSMLVRGTVGDGPGLELLASLDRMDLPDPESLLADPTGAALPERGDLRQAVLDGVVAAVRKRPEKSRWDAAWALLVRAVETGAPDLVVVPATTLATLRQEDWDVPATIEQLAGAVSLSRRADHAATQAATRAAVTAKAGR
- a CDS encoding VWA-like domain-containing protein yields the protein MTTSNPGLAPDPDPDPDASGTLSPGPSPSHDVGLDLDLDKLFAARLHAARARPYLATALFALHTVESRRVPTMAVDRHWRCYVSPAFVDRTPVEELAAVWVHEVSHLLRDHHGRSDRYAREHELTGPGERLRMNIAADCEINDDAFGDGLIQPEDAVVPGTLGLPDGQLMETYLGHIRLSLYAQHAAWLDCGSGADGLDREWELGPDGAHGLSAQERDAVRFRVAQGIKARQGHSPQGWRRWAEEVFHPPQPWRELLGAAVRSAASGSGAGEDYTYGRPSRRSAGVPGAILPSLRRRPPRVSVVIDTSGSVSDAELGSALLEVAAISRALGGRRDLITVVPCDAAARIAHPLCRAEGIPLVGGGGTDLRTGFAKALRAGSRPDVIVALTDGQTPWPATRPPCRTVVGLFPRQHMAPSWDEDDPDYVPESPPEWARVVDIGSAH
- a CDS encoding response regulator; the encoded protein is MADTQIDVVIADDQQLVRTGFSLILGAQPGITVVGEAADGVECIDLARRLRPDVVLTDIRMPRLDGLDVVRQLAGPGVADPMNVVLITTFDQDDYVRTGLRNGACGFLLKDASPGLLVEAVQAAARGDALVSPAVTVRLLRRLEETERGSTSGDSGAAGLSERELDIVRLVAVGRTNQEICDELFLSLSTVKTYLARIQAKLKARNRVEVAAWAWEHGAVHTDR
- a CDS encoding sensor histidine kinase, with the protein product MDWKLPLNPAGGRLIKISSLIAFTLTWFADFALLGRGPDPFGSPTTWLPVIVTGPLIGLLALGVPRSADLAKRVIGAVTISLAVTVWSLIEPPTLHWWGALETCGLLFLTVHTTAHAWRPGRATAYTLALVVAILALPLRSGSWGAFLAGGYVLTIALAICIVIGCAIRALEVRRERAVHDVRQAERLALARDLHDLIAHHMTGIIVQANAALTIQATAPDKVDPILRTIARSGTETLESMRRLVHVLREDKHPALRPGDLLTELADLVSAHSAAGGDTPARLEVTAAARTTLFSPEIELTVQRLVQEALTNIRRHAPGARSTVHLDADRAWLHVTVTNTAPPHKAATPAGGRGGFGLLGLRERVEALDGTVRAGALPHGGWEVHAAVPLAAPAANAFQDDQPKR
- a CDS encoding MMPL family transporter, which translates into the protein MATFLHRIGLAAFQRRRLVVLLWALVLGVMGAAAASGSGPQSSTVSLPGTEAQRANDLLAEKFPSANAEGASARVVIRAHDGGKISGTENKEALEATLAEVKNSSPHVAQVSDPFTAKTISADGTTAYAQVTYTVKDSDLTDRDHTGFDKALESGRDQGLTVEASGNAVAEAAESSMAEAIGFALAAVILFITFGSLIAAGLPLVTALVGVGVTMSAITALSGPLNLSSSTSSLATMLGIAVGIDYALFIVSRYRSERAAGHDAREAAARANGTAGSAVVFAGLTVVIALVGLAVVNLPILTMMGLGAAGAVVVAVLVAVTLIPALLGFAGERIGGKARKQSTTRLAALRLRSGRTGLAQRWISYVLRKPAKVLLLAVVGLGVVALPATKLKLGLQDDGSKAASSTQRKAYDMLSQSFGPGFNGPLTVTVDNQDPAVTRTGSEELGKSLTGLPDVAAVTPAVFNEAGDTAIITVIPKSPPASDSTKELVGDIRSLADSTGAQTGARSLVTGTTALNIDVSAKFSKAIAPYLAVVVGLAILVLILVFRSILVPVKAALGFLLSVLAALGALVAVFQWGWLKDLIGLEQTGPIMSLMPVLMVGIVFGLAMDYQVFLVSRMREAYVHGADARTAIEAGFKQSATVVTVAALIMITVFSGFMGAHDPMIKSLGFGLAVAVAFDAFIVRMTIVPAVLALLGDRAWSLPARIDRILPNVDIEGEKLAHHKPTLAAEDQSGHAPTHDYSVKARG
- a CDS encoding HAD family hydrolase, which codes for MAAPTAYSLIATDLDGTLLRGDDTLSDRSRAALAKATAEGARHLVVTGRPAPRVRPLLDELGSQGLAVCGQGAQLYDAGADRLLWSVTLDRELAETALGKIEAEVGQVYAAVDQDGVDGLTLIEPGYVMPHPTLPAMRVYRRDDLWTEPISKVLLRHPSLSDDELAMTARAVVGSLATVTMSGPGTVELQPCGVTKATGLALAARHLGLASSDTIAFGDMPNDIPMFDWAARGVAMDNAHPELKAVADEVTLSNEEDGIAVVLERLFG